A window of the Arenibacter algicola genome harbors these coding sequences:
- a CDS encoding FRG domain-containing protein produces the protein MKDFELFEPKNWLELQEYLFQEKDNKIDRFRSPYAYRGVYNAQFGLETSLQRLGRIPSKVEGTMIRNFKKYSPINTLIDDYNNLWNWISLGQHHGLPTRLIDWTHSPNVALHFLTEDMGTYNLDGAIWMVNYVALREHLPDELKTPILSKDIFYFSSIELKQTIGNSIEELYDFSSRNTNTMVFFEPPSLDDRIINQFALFSFMLDPDSSPLEWLKNHPEYLRKVIIPSGLKWEIRDKLDQANITERIIYPGLEGISKWLKRWYSDKNKVK, from the coding sequence ATGAAAGATTTCGAGTTATTTGAACCTAAGAATTGGTTGGAACTACAAGAATATTTATTCCAGGAAAAAGACAACAAGATTGATAGATTTCGCTCTCCTTATGCCTATAGGGGCGTATATAATGCCCAATTTGGTTTAGAGACCAGTCTGCAGAGATTGGGAAGGATACCTTCGAAAGTAGAAGGTACAATGATCAGAAACTTTAAGAAGTACTCGCCCATAAACACCTTGATCGATGATTATAACAACCTTTGGAACTGGATCTCCTTGGGACAACACCATGGGTTGCCTACAAGACTTATCGACTGGACCCACTCACCAAATGTTGCATTACATTTTTTAACGGAAGACATGGGCACTTATAATTTGGATGGAGCCATCTGGATGGTAAACTATGTCGCACTAAGGGAGCACCTGCCGGACGAGCTCAAAACACCTATATTGAGCAAAGATATATTCTATTTTAGCTCCATAGAACTGAAACAAACAATTGGTAATTCCATAGAGGAACTATATGATTTTTCAAGTAGGAACACGAATACCATGGTGTTTTTCGAGCCACCCTCCCTTGATGATCGAATAATAAACCAATTTGCGCTTTTTTCATTTATGCTAGATCCGGATTCCAGTCCATTGGAGTGGCTTAAAAACCATCCCGAATATTTAAGAAAGGTAATTATTCCATCTGGACTAAAGTGGGAAATAAGGGATAAGCTCGATCAGGCAAATATTACTGAAAGGATCATATATCCTGGATTGGAGGGGATTTCCAAATGGCTAAAAAGATGGTATAGCGACAAGAACAAGGTCAAGTGA
- a CDS encoding IS3 family transposase, translated as MSTTERRQKVVRSHPRLSLVQQCELLGIHRSGLYYRPKSESPLNLRLMKEIDAHFLEHPYYGVERMTDYLNLDMGYRVNVKRIRRLYKIMGLQTIYRKPKTTIRDPKSYKFPYLLKNLPIERPDQVWQTDITYIPMFRGFMYMNAIIDAYSRKILNWSISNSMDKQWCIELLQDTIAKYGPPEVHNSDQGAQYTSTEYIDVLKKHNIQISMDGKGRALDNIYIERFWKSIKYEKIYLNPPNGGLDLYKMVREYIEFYNTKRRHTEIGKVPPDQIYNIKKIAS; from the coding sequence ATGAGCACTACCGAAAGAAGACAGAAGGTAGTAAGGTCCCATCCAAGGCTGAGTCTTGTACAACAATGTGAACTTCTTGGCATCCATCGCTCTGGTCTCTATTATAGGCCCAAGAGCGAGAGTCCGCTCAATTTAAGACTGATGAAGGAAATAGATGCACATTTCCTGGAACACCCTTATTATGGGGTAGAACGAATGACCGATTATCTCAACCTTGATATGGGATACCGTGTAAACGTGAAAAGAATAAGACGGTTGTATAAAATCATGGGACTACAGACCATATATAGAAAGCCCAAGACTACTATCAGGGACCCTAAAAGTTATAAGTTCCCTTATTTATTGAAGAACCTTCCAATAGAGCGTCCCGATCAGGTCTGGCAGACCGACATCACTTATATTCCCATGTTCCGTGGCTTTATGTACATGAATGCCATAATCGATGCATACAGCAGAAAAATACTTAATTGGAGCATCTCGAATTCCATGGACAAGCAATGGTGTATCGAACTCTTACAGGACACTATTGCCAAGTACGGACCACCGGAGGTACATAACTCCGATCAAGGGGCCCAGTACACAAGTACCGAATATATCGACGTGCTTAAAAAACATAACATCCAAATATCCATGGACGGTAAGGGAAGAGCTTTGGACAACATTTACATCGAGCGTTTCTGGAAGTCGATCAAATATGAAAAGATTTATCTAAATCCTCCAAATGGAGGTCTAGATCTCTATAAAATGGTAAGAGAGTACATTGAATTCTACAATACCAAAAGAAGGCATACCGAGATAGGAAAAGTTCCTCCTGATCAAATTTATAACATCAAAAAAATAGCATCATAA
- a CDS encoding acyltransferase, which yields MQKLLIKIYKGCKLLYRQLLGKFSKLYCSVLFYLNDVNVVSFSSLGIPYIHKSIKAKIFVGENFKMNNGVKYSDSGLNGKCRIEVRDKAILTIGNNVGMSDVTITCHEKINIGNNVLIGVGTQIRDTDNHSLNPQDRLIGLDWENKKNASILIEDNVFIGANCFILKGVTIGENTIIGACSVVTKNIPANQIWAGNPAIIIKLIKTS from the coding sequence ATGCAAAAATTACTAATAAAAATATATAAAGGCTGTAAATTGCTATATAGACAATTGTTAGGTAAGTTTTCAAAATTGTACTGTTCGGTGTTATTTTATTTAAATGATGTGAATGTTGTTTCCTTTAGTAGTTTAGGCATTCCTTACATACATAAAAGTATTAAAGCAAAGATTTTTGTTGGAGAAAATTTTAAAATGAACAACGGTGTAAAATACTCAGATTCTGGTTTAAATGGTAAATGTAGAATTGAAGTTAGAGATAAAGCCATTTTAACAATTGGCAACAATGTGGGTATGAGTGACGTAACAATCACTTGCCATGAAAAAATTAATATAGGCAACAATGTTTTAATTGGTGTAGGAACACAAATTAGAGATACTGATAATCATTCCCTAAATCCACAAGATCGATTAATAGGATTAGATTGGGAAAATAAAAAAAATGCTTCTATTTTAATTGAAGATAATGTATTTATAGGTGCAAATTGTTTTATTCTTAAAGGTGTTACAATTGGTGAAAACACAATTATTGGTGCATGTTCTGTAGTAACTAAAAATATTCCGGCAAATCAGATTTGGGCGGGGAATCCAGCAATAATAATTAAATTAATAAAGACTAGTTGA
- a CDS encoding LytR/AlgR family response regulator transcription factor, with product MKLRCIIVDDSSMQRTAIARMVNNHPNLALVAEYSNAIEAKNGLKNYDIDLIFLDVEMPIINGFDLLESLDNPPQVILITGNPDYALKAFDYNVTDYLYKPISLVRFDASVKRAVAKYEQINKLDEEEEYIFVKSNLRQRKVVLSDINWVEALGDYIKLVTTEGNVVILSTMKSFEQKLPKDKFLRIHKSYIVNLEKVEKFNTKKVEVAGTSVPLSRNKKTELAEALYNV from the coding sequence ATGAAATTGAGATGTATAATAGTGGACGATTCGTCCATGCAGCGAACTGCCATAGCTAGAATGGTAAACAACCATCCAAATCTGGCTTTGGTAGCCGAATACAGTAATGCCATTGAGGCAAAAAACGGTCTAAAAAATTACGACATCGACCTTATTTTTCTCGATGTGGAAATGCCGATCATCAATGGTTTTGATCTCTTGGAATCACTGGACAACCCACCACAGGTAATCTTGATTACCGGTAACCCTGATTATGCACTCAAGGCTTTTGACTACAACGTAACCGATTATCTTTATAAGCCTATATCCCTAGTTCGATTTGATGCCTCTGTAAAAAGGGCCGTGGCCAAATATGAGCAGATTAATAAATTGGATGAGGAAGAGGAGTATATCTTTGTTAAAAGTAACCTAAGACAACGTAAAGTTGTTTTAAGCGATATAAATTGGGTAGAAGCTCTAGGCGATTACATTAAATTGGTAACGACTGAAGGAAATGTAGTTATTCTATCCACAATGAAATCTTTTGAACAAAAGCTGCCAAAGGATAAATTCTTGAGGATCCACAAATCATACATCGTGAATTTGGAGAAAGTTGAAAAGTTTAATACTAAAAAGGTTGAAGTAGCTGGAACATCTGTACCGTTGAGTCGAAACAAAAAAACGGAATTGGCCGAGGCGCTTTATAACGTTTAA
- a CDS encoding Crp/Fnr family transcriptional regulator, translating to MQKLFEHINKYIEIDQNEFQEIAKYFETQTVKKKELLYEPGIKSLGHYFVLSGCLHLYIIEEGGTEHTLQFAIENWWITDYLAFHNNTDSECHIQAVKASTILHLTNKNEKELLLRFPKMETYFRKIYQTAYGASLNRIRYLFIYSKEEIYFRFKEAFPDFVNNVPQYLVASFLGLSPEYVSKLKRKENS from the coding sequence ATGCAAAAACTTTTCGAGCACATCAACAAATACATCGAAATTGACCAAAATGAGTTTCAAGAAATTGCCAAATATTTTGAAACTCAAACAGTCAAAAAAAAAGAACTGCTTTATGAACCTGGAATCAAATCCTTAGGCCACTATTTTGTTTTGAGCGGCTGTCTTCATTTATACATTATTGAGGAAGGGGGAACGGAGCACACTTTGCAATTTGCCATCGAAAATTGGTGGATAACAGATTATTTGGCCTTTCATAACAATACGGATTCAGAATGTCATATTCAAGCCGTCAAAGCCTCGACCATACTTCACCTAACCAATAAAAATGAAAAGGAATTACTACTTCGATTTCCAAAAATGGAAACCTATTTCAGAAAAATATATCAAACGGCCTATGGGGCCTCACTTAATCGAATAAGGTATCTTTTTATTTATTCGAAGGAGGAAATTTATTTTAGGTTTAAAGAAGCCTTTCCAGATTTCGTAAATAATGTCCCCCAATATTTAGTGGCAAGTTTTTTAGGGTTGTCACCAGAATATGTAAGTAAATTAAAAAGAAAAGAGAATTCTTGA
- a CDS encoding LysR family transcriptional regulator — MFDFRLKVFYTVARRLNFTKAAEELLISQPAVTKHIKELESQFNLALFDRRGNKVVLSPAGEVLLKHTENMQEIYRQIEFDLNQFNEAFKGVLHVGSSTSITQYILPPLLARFHNIHQDVKVELLSGNSEQIEQALLNKSIEIGVVEGKSKRREIHYTPFLKDEIVLVCGSKNPLSSKEEIKPENLKNIPLLIREPGSGTLEVIADALKQKGIRLADLKVEMQLGSTEAIKSYLQHSDCMAFVSLHAILKELKSGVLKIIEIKKLPIHRQFYFITPQGPEGGLPLLLMNFLIRNHNF, encoded by the coding sequence ATGTTCGATTTTCGCCTAAAAGTTTTTTATACCGTTGCAAGAAGGCTCAATTTTACTAAGGCCGCAGAAGAATTATTGATATCCCAGCCTGCTGTCACCAAACATATAAAGGAGCTCGAAAGCCAATTTAATCTTGCGCTTTTCGATCGAAGGGGAAACAAGGTTGTTCTTTCTCCTGCTGGAGAAGTACTTCTGAAACATACCGAAAACATGCAAGAGATCTACCGGCAAATTGAATTTGACCTAAACCAATTCAATGAGGCATTTAAGGGTGTTTTACATGTTGGTTCCAGCACCTCAATTACGCAGTATATATTACCTCCATTACTTGCACGGTTCCACAACATTCATCAAGATGTGAAGGTAGAGCTGCTAAGTGGTAATTCGGAACAAATAGAGCAGGCCCTTCTCAATAAGAGCATTGAAATTGGGGTTGTTGAGGGCAAATCCAAAAGACGTGAAATCCACTATACCCCATTTTTAAAGGATGAGATTGTATTGGTTTGTGGTAGCAAAAATCCATTGTCTTCCAAAGAAGAAATAAAGCCAGAAAACCTGAAAAACATACCTCTACTTATTAGAGAACCTGGGTCAGGGACCTTGGAAGTCATTGCCGACGCTCTAAAACAAAAAGGAATCCGACTTGCCGATCTTAAAGTAGAAATGCAATTGGGAAGTACAGAAGCTATAAAATCCTACCTACAACACTCGGATTGCATGGCATTCGTTTCATTACATGCCATCCTTAAAGAACTTAAAAGTGGCGTTTTAAAAATTATAGAGATTAAAAAGTTACCTATCCATAGGCAATTCTACTTTATAACTCCCCAAGGCCCAGAAGGAGGATTACCCTTATTATTGATGAATTTTTTAATCCGAAACCATAATTTTTAG
- a CDS encoding peroxiredoxin produces the protein MSLRIGDDAPNFKAQTTEGELDFHQWLGNSWGILYSHPADYTPVCTTELGRTAQLKEDFAKRNTKVLAVSVDDLDSHFGWVKDINETQNCNVDFPIIADTDKNVATLYNMIHPNASTSATVRSVYFISPDKKVQAIITYPASTGRNFTEILRVIDSLKLTAEHNVATPVDWEVGQDVIIPPGVKQEEVESKYPKGHRVIKPYLRYTPQPNK, from the coding sequence ATGAGTTTGAGAATAGGCGACGACGCACCAAATTTTAAGGCGCAGACCACAGAGGGTGAACTTGATTTTCACCAATGGCTGGGCAACAGTTGGGGGATACTATATTCACACCCGGCAGACTATACCCCTGTGTGCACCACAGAACTTGGTAGGACCGCACAGTTGAAAGAGGATTTTGCAAAAAGAAATACCAAGGTACTTGCAGTGAGTGTTGATGACCTGGATTCGCATTTTGGTTGGGTCAAAGACATCAACGAAACCCAAAACTGCAATGTAGATTTCCCTATTATAGCTGATACTGACAAAAATGTAGCAACACTATATAATATGATCCACCCCAATGCATCAACCTCTGCCACGGTGAGATCTGTTTATTTTATTAGTCCAGACAAGAAGGTACAGGCTATTATAACCTATCCTGCCTCGACGGGAAGAAATTTTACTGAGATTCTTCGGGTAATCGACTCTCTAAAACTTACAGCAGAACATAATGTTGCCACTCCAGTGGATTGGGAAGTTGGACAGGATGTAATTATTCCACCAGGAGTTAAGCAAGAAGAGGTCGAATCCAAATATCCTAAAGGTCATCGTGTTATCAAACCTTATTTGAGATATACTCCCCAGCCCAACAAATAA
- a CDS encoding assimilatory sulfite reductase (NADPH) flavoprotein subunit, with the protein MELKKGLNRGPFNDEQADKLNIALSGLDSGQLQWLSGYFEGLIQSSLNNTAVGSRSFGSDPNVDGELKTEKVHILFGSHTGNSEGLAKELHARAKDMGIDALISDMASFKTRELKNIKKLAVIVSTHGLGEPPVQAEDFYNYLHSKKAPNLAHLQYSVLALGDSSYLDFCQTGKDFDTVLEKLGAQKIVPRQDCDVDYVDEAETWQKNFLSAIIQTSSQNTTVQVQDLPSNQVTGIQYSRKNLFEATILEKINLNGKGSSKETIHLELDLEGSGIKYEPGDALGVYGANSPKLVRSVLESTKLSGEEEVETHEGIKTLYDALTYDYELTPLSKTTLSGYAELTGNEGLKKILGDKIALQEYLSGRDFLDLISEVPITLTSKELISVLRKNTPRMYSIASSQDVVDEEVHLLVSVVRYNALGRNKEGHCSATLADRLEIGDKVKVFVDKNTRFKLPENPEAPIIMVGPGTGVAPFRAFMQQREVLDKKGPSWLFFGDRNFTTDFLYQTEWQQYMKEGVLTKADVAFSRDQEEKHYVQHRMLENGKELYEWLEKGAHFYVCGDAQKMAKDVDIALKQIVQQQGGITIEKAEEYVKNLQITHRYQADIY; encoded by the coding sequence ATGGAACTAAAAAAGGGATTGAACAGGGGACCGTTTAACGATGAGCAAGCAGACAAACTCAATATAGCTTTGTCCGGACTTGATTCAGGACAGCTTCAATGGCTCAGTGGATATTTCGAAGGACTTATCCAATCATCTTTGAATAATACCGCTGTGGGAAGCCGATCATTTGGTTCGGATCCCAATGTTGATGGTGAGCTTAAAACTGAAAAGGTGCATATCCTTTTCGGGAGTCATACTGGCAACAGTGAAGGCTTGGCCAAGGAACTCCATGCTCGTGCAAAGGATATGGGAATTGATGCATTGATTTCCGATATGGCTTCCTTCAAAACAAGGGAATTAAAAAACATCAAAAAACTGGCCGTAATCGTGAGCACCCATGGATTGGGCGAACCCCCGGTACAGGCGGAGGACTTTTACAATTACCTTCACAGCAAAAAGGCGCCGAACCTGGCCCATTTGCAATATTCGGTTTTGGCTCTAGGTGACAGCAGTTATCTAGACTTTTGCCAGACCGGTAAGGATTTTGATACCGTACTCGAGAAATTAGGCGCTCAGAAAATCGTACCTCGCCAAGATTGCGATGTAGATTATGTAGATGAAGCGGAGACTTGGCAAAAGAATTTTTTATCTGCTATAATTCAGACCAGTTCCCAAAATACCACGGTCCAAGTGCAGGATCTTCCCAGCAACCAAGTTACTGGAATCCAATATTCGAGAAAAAATCTTTTTGAAGCCACTATTCTTGAAAAAATCAATTTAAATGGAAAAGGATCTTCAAAGGAAACCATTCACTTGGAATTAGATCTGGAAGGGTCTGGAATAAAATATGAGCCAGGCGATGCATTGGGAGTTTATGGAGCCAATTCCCCTAAACTAGTAAGGTCGGTTTTAGAATCGACCAAATTATCCGGTGAGGAGGAAGTGGAAACCCATGAAGGAATCAAAACTTTATATGATGCACTTACGTATGACTATGAACTAACCCCACTATCAAAAACCACGCTTTCCGGATATGCAGAGTTAACTGGCAATGAGGGACTAAAGAAAATCCTTGGGGACAAAATTGCACTTCAGGAGTATCTTTCCGGACGTGATTTTTTGGATCTGATAAGCGAGGTACCGATCACACTAACTTCTAAGGAACTGATTTCTGTCTTGCGCAAAAATACCCCGCGGATGTATTCCATAGCCTCCTCACAAGATGTGGTTGATGAAGAAGTCCATCTGTTGGTGTCGGTTGTCCGATATAATGCATTGGGCAGAAATAAAGAAGGTCATTGTTCGGCAACCTTGGCAGATAGGCTTGAGATTGGCGACAAGGTAAAGGTCTTTGTTGATAAGAATACGCGTTTTAAGCTTCCCGAAAATCCGGAAGCACCAATTATAATGGTCGGTCCGGGAACGGGAGTGGCACCATTTAGGGCATTTATGCAACAACGGGAAGTTTTGGACAAAAAGGGGCCTTCCTGGCTTTTCTTTGGTGACCGGAATTTCACGACAGATTTCCTGTATCAAACAGAATGGCAACAATATATGAAGGAGGGAGTATTGACCAAGGCAGATGTTGCCTTTTCAAGAGACCAGGAAGAAAAACACTATGTACAGCACAGAATGTTGGAGAACGGTAAAGAGCTTTATGAGTGGTTGGAAAAAGGAGCGCATTTTTACGTGTGCGGTGACGCACAAAAAATGGCCAAGGACGTGGATATTGCCTTAAAACAAATTGTACAACAACAGGGAGGAATAACTATTGAAAAGGCAGAGGAGTATGTTAAAAATCTTCAAATTACCCATCGTTATCAAGCAGATATCTATTAA
- the cysI gene encoding assimilatory sulfite reductase (NADPH) hemoprotein subunit, translating into MEKQSNYKELSEDEHIKDKSDFLRGSIKDSLKNPLTGALFPDDVKLIKYHGSYQQYDRDLESERKQKKLEPLYQFMVRVRAAGGVTTPKQWLALDELSEQYGNETLKLTTRQSFQFHGILKRNLKPTIQKVNEVLLSTLATCGDVNRNVMCNPNPYQSHIHEEVYQFAKEISDYFLPKTTAYHEIWLEKEKVAGTPDFEPLYQHNYLPRKFKIAIAIPPKNDIDVFANDLGLIAIEENNKVIGYNICVGGGLGSTFGNQETYPRLADVIGFSRKEKVFEVAETVIAIQRDYGNRSDRKLSRLKHTIDDRGLEWFVGELQNRMGWNLAKPKPYRFRSNGDEYGWLKGINNKWFYTLFVEHGRVRDENGYELKKALREIAKIHTGDFRLTGNQNLIIGNIEEVKKQDIEAILEEYGVGNHPKLTGLRKSSMACVALNTCGLAFAEAERYLPSLIDKLEVIMRNNGLDNDEINIRMTGCPNNCARSSLGEIGFVGRAIGRYNMYLGASHNGDRLNTLYKEMLSEENILEELEPIIEAYAQDRLGEEHFGDFVIRKKIVEPTERPLRVMN; encoded by the coding sequence ATGGAAAAACAATCGAATTACAAGGAATTATCGGAAGATGAACATATCAAGGACAAGAGTGATTTCCTTAGGGGAAGTATAAAGGACAGCCTAAAAAACCCTTTGACCGGAGCTTTATTTCCCGACGATGTCAAACTTATAAAATACCACGGTTCATATCAGCAATATGATAGGGATCTGGAGAGTGAACGAAAACAGAAGAAATTGGAACCATTGTACCAGTTTATGGTTCGGGTAAGAGCTGCTGGTGGGGTTACTACTCCCAAGCAATGGCTTGCCTTGGATGAACTTTCGGAACAATATGGAAATGAAACCCTTAAATTGACCACCAGACAATCTTTCCAATTTCATGGCATATTAAAAAGGAATTTAAAACCTACGATTCAAAAGGTTAACGAAGTTTTGTTAAGTACACTTGCGACCTGCGGGGATGTGAATAGGAATGTCATGTGTAATCCGAACCCTTATCAATCCCATATACACGAAGAAGTATACCAATTTGCAAAAGAAATAAGCGATTATTTTCTTCCAAAGACAACTGCATATCATGAAATATGGCTGGAAAAGGAAAAAGTGGCGGGAACTCCTGATTTTGAACCTTTGTACCAACACAATTACCTTCCTAGAAAGTTTAAAATAGCAATAGCCATTCCACCCAAAAATGATATTGATGTTTTTGCGAATGATCTTGGACTTATTGCCATAGAGGAAAACAACAAAGTAATAGGATATAATATTTGTGTAGGCGGTGGATTGGGGAGTACGTTTGGAAATCAGGAAACCTATCCGCGACTGGCCGATGTTATTGGTTTCTCTCGAAAGGAAAAAGTGTTTGAAGTAGCTGAAACGGTTATAGCCATCCAAAGGGATTACGGCAACCGATCTGACCGTAAGTTATCGAGATTAAAACATACCATAGACGACAGGGGACTAGAATGGTTCGTAGGGGAACTTCAAAATCGCATGGGGTGGAATCTGGCCAAACCGAAACCCTATCGATTCAGATCAAACGGAGATGAATATGGCTGGTTAAAAGGCATCAACAATAAATGGTTTTATACCTTGTTTGTGGAACATGGGAGAGTAAGGGATGAAAATGGATATGAACTGAAAAAGGCTTTAAGGGAAATTGCCAAAATTCACACAGGTGATTTCCGATTAACAGGCAACCAAAATCTCATTATCGGAAATATCGAGGAAGTTAAAAAGCAGGACATTGAAGCGATTTTAGAGGAGTATGGCGTTGGTAACCATCCTAAACTTACGGGTCTTCGTAAGAGTTCCATGGCCTGTGTGGCATTGAACACATGTGGATTGGCTTTTGCCGAAGCAGAGCGCTACCTTCCTTCCTTAATAGATAAACTGGAGGTAATTATGAGGAATAATGGTCTGGACAACGACGAAATCAATATTCGGATGACAGGTTGTCCAAATAACTGTGCGCGATCCTCACTAGGGGAAATAGGCTTTGTGGGTAGGGCCATTGGTAGGTATAACATGTATTTGGGAGCAAGTCACAACGGTGACCGTTTAAATACTCTATACAAGGAAATGTTATCCGAGGAAAATATTTTAGAGGAATTAGAGCCGATTATTGAAGCATATGCCCAAGATAGGTTAGGGGAGGAGCATTTTGGAGATTTCGTAATCAGAAAGAAAATTGTTGAACCAACAGAGCGGCCATTACGGGTTATGAACTAA
- a CDS encoding glycosyltransferase family 4 protein, which produces MKILWFTNTPSLYKKNEKGYNGGGWIESLENIITKENDIELAVGFFHADTNFKKKKGKTTYYPIPLYNTIVKKLKRYFFYNNDKNEVNYYLKVINDFKPDIIHVFGSEQSFGLLSLYTKIPVVIHVQGILNPYLNAYYAPGSNMLDLIKQNLFKPLKIFNLIRGMSIFKFNAQREAIILKNCKYYMGRTEWDKNVTSLYAPESRYFYCSEVLRDSFYDAKAWQQKKRTKLILVSTISKTSYKGFDLIIKTAKILQELNKTDFEWNVFGIKEYNEWEAKLGIKCSNVNVFLKGVADSSTLVKNIQESDIFIHPSYIDNSPNSLCEAQVIGIPVISTNVGGITSLIKNEETGLLIPANDPYTLAARIIEIKNNKLKAIKIGDNARSKAKLRHDKEIILNDLLDAYKQIKNAKITNKNI; this is translated from the coding sequence ATGAAAATACTCTGGTTTACCAATACACCATCCTTATATAAAAAGAATGAAAAAGGCTATAATGGGGGAGGTTGGATTGAATCTTTAGAAAATATTATAACCAAGGAAAATGACATTGAATTAGCCGTTGGTTTTTTTCATGCAGATACTAATTTTAAGAAAAAAAAAGGAAAAACTACATATTACCCAATTCCTTTATATAATACCATAGTCAAAAAACTTAAACGTTATTTTTTTTATAATAATGATAAGAACGAAGTAAATTATTATCTAAAAGTAATCAATGATTTCAAGCCTGATATAATTCATGTCTTTGGGTCAGAACAAAGTTTTGGGTTATTATCATTGTACACCAAGATTCCCGTAGTTATACATGTGCAGGGTATATTAAACCCATATTTAAATGCATATTATGCTCCTGGAAGTAATATGTTAGATTTAATAAAACAAAATCTTTTCAAACCACTTAAAATATTTAACTTAATACGCGGTATGTCAATTTTTAAATTTAATGCGCAACGAGAAGCTATTATATTAAAGAATTGTAAATATTATATGGGGCGTACAGAATGGGACAAGAATGTTACATCATTATATGCGCCAGAATCAAGATACTTTTATTGTAGTGAAGTACTTAGAGATTCCTTTTACGATGCGAAGGCCTGGCAACAAAAAAAGCGCACTAAACTCATCCTTGTTTCTACAATTTCAAAAACTTCATACAAAGGATTTGATTTAATAATAAAGACCGCAAAAATACTGCAAGAACTAAATAAAACTGATTTTGAATGGAATGTTTTCGGGATTAAAGAATATAATGAATGGGAAGCTAAATTAGGAATTAAATGTAGTAATGTTAATGTTTTTTTAAAAGGAGTAGCAGATAGCTCAACTTTAGTTAAGAATATTCAAGAATCAGATATTTTTATACATCCATCCTATATTGACAATAGCCCTAATAGCTTATGTGAAGCACAAGTGATTGGAATACCTGTTATTTCAACTAATGTTGGTGGTATTACAAGTTTAATTAAAAATGAGGAAACAGGCCTATTAATTCCGGCAAACGACCCATATACGCTAGCTGCACGAATAATTGAAATTAAAAATAATAAATTAAAAGCAATTAAAATAGGTGACAATGCAAGAAGTAAGGCAAAATTGAGACATGATAAGGAAATAATCTTGAACGATTTGTTAGACGCTTATAAACAGATAAAAAATGCAAAAATTACTAATAAAAATATATAA
- a CDS encoding transposase, which yields MKTPRRKFSASFKAKVAIEAIKEQTSLPDLAAKFEIHPAQISNWKREFLKNADLAFGSKPEKESPDLDTAPLYSKIGQLQVENDFLKKVLGK from the coding sequence ATGAAAACACCCAGAAGAAAATTCAGTGCATCGTTCAAGGCCAAAGTGGCTATTGAAGCGATCAAAGAGCAGACAAGCCTCCCTGATCTTGCCGCCAAATTTGAAATACACCCTGCCCAAATATCCAATTGGAAGCGGGAATTTTTAAAAAATGCAGATCTGGCCTTCGGATCCAAACCCGAAAAAGAATCCCCGGACCTGGATACCGCGCCCCTTTACAGTAAAATAGGCCAGTTACAGGTCGAGAACGATTTTTTAAAGAAAGTCTTGGGCAAATGA